CCGTAACATAGGCTGTGCGGTACCAGGTCGCAAACATCCATCCTGAACCATCGTTTTCTGTCATCAGCATACGTTGGTTAACATTCGGCATGTGCTGGGGAGCAGAGCCGTCTATTCCACTAAAAGCATCTTCCACTTCCATGGTTTGGTCGGCCTTGCTAAGGACATAATTGTTATCCTGGGTCTGGGTATTTACTGCCCTTGTTCTGGAGTAGATCTGATATACCCTGCTGCCCACCAGAATTACGTCAGGTGAAGCGGTATAAGTAGACAACTGATTGGCCCAATCGGTTTGGGTAGTGACGTTCTTGAGGTATACCGGTACCCGCTGATGGCCACTCAGGAAAGTAATCTTCACACTGGAAGAAGGAGTACCGGAAGTACCGAAGCGTACCCAGATCAAACCTCCGTACTGATCGGCAGTAATGTTATTGGTTCCCACATTCAAAGAAAACTCCTGTGGGTTATTTTTTACTTCATATCTGGAATAGGTACCTACCAGAATTTTTGGTCTTGTACTGCCGCTAAGCTGCTGTACGCTGACCTGTAAGGTTGCATTTGGCGCCAGGTAAAATCCTGTAGCATCAAAATCAGACCAGGGGGTAATTCCAAGGCGGGTGGCCTCTGATGTACCTGATTTTAATTCATTAAAGACCTGGATATTGGTGCCAATGGTGCTGTTTAAATTCGGGTTATTGCTGTCGGCAGCGGTTTTATCCCCTGTAATGGGGCTTTCCTCGGGCGACATTTTTTGTTGCTTACATCCAATGGAGAGTGCCATGCATAACAGCAGTGCACTTAAGAGGTTTAAAGATTTTAGGTTCATAATGGTTTTGGGATTGATTAGGTTAGTTATTGTTTTGGTTGTCCTTATTTCATACCTGCAGGTTTAAATGGTCAGTTTAAGGTATTAAGTCAGTGTAATCACTCATCCTATTGAGAATCAGCGATTAAATCAAATGAACAAATAAAGAGGGTAAATATCCCGGCGAAGCTCAACGCAAACGTTTGCATCTGAGCCGGTAATCAATAAATAAGCTTGACTGGGGAAAATAACTGCAGGAATAGGAGTAATGTAACAAAAATGATGAAATTTAACTATTCAGTAATGATTCTGACTGAAAAGGAGGGACATTATCCATTTTTATAACCGCCTTCATAAGTGATTGTTTTTTTATGGAATGGTACTGCTTTGCCACGGGGTAGGAGAAAGGATTACGCAAACGTTTGTGTAATCCGTTTTGACACAGGATTATAGCTTTACCTGTCTGATGATGTTTTTAACATTCAACTCAATAATGTCGGTCATGGTTTTACATTCCAGGTAATTCTCGTCGGCAAAATGTGCTGCCATACCTGCTTTCAGCATATTTATATTTTCGGTCGTGGTGAGCACATCGGCATTGGATACATCTCTCAGGTCTGCCAGACGGTGCCTTTCACTTCTTACCCGGTGTAATATAGAGGATTTTTCTTCCTGTTGATATTGCAGGAATGTTTTGTCGGTAAGTTCTTCCATACATAATTTTACAAAGGGAAAATTCTCTTTAAAAAACTGAGGCAGGTATACTTTTACATTTCCTTCGTAAAACTGCTGGTCAAAATCAATAGCCCTGATTTTGAATTGAATATCGTCGAAATCAGGTGTAATCTGTACCACAAAATTGTAGGCCCTCATATCGCCCAGCAACATGATCAGGCAGCGTTCATTGAATTTTACAAACTCTTTGGCAATCCGGGTCTGGTTGTATTCGGGGTTGTACAGATAGGTTTTTGAAAAAACATCTCCTGGAATACCGGCAATATGCTCCTCAATGAGCGTCTCTCTGTCTACCAGATAATTGACCTGATTGGGAGATAAGATTTCTTCCAGTTCCAGTCCATATATTCTTGAAGCATCTGCTCTTTTAACATAGAAATAATCGTATACATCGTTTAAGCGGTTTACGATCCTGATCCGGAAAGGATGTGTATTTCCAAATGTGCAGTATTCAATCTTATCAATGTATTTATGTTGTACGATACGCAGGTTTCCGGAGGCCTTTAGATTGGCATAGATTACTTTTAATCCATTGTGGAGTTCCTCCAGGTGGTCAGAAGGATATATTGGCCCTTCCCATAGCGTGTCTTTCCCATTTTTATCCATGATCGGGTAAGACTCGTTAAACATCAGCAGGTCGTCATACGTAATCGGAAGTTTGGCTTCCCGCTGATAGCTTTTCAGGTATTTTTGCAAAGCCGGGGATACCGGAAAAACCGGCTTCTTACGGGATATTTTTACATCTGTAGGTTCCATGGATGAAGTTTTGTGATTCAATGTAGGATTTTCCCCCGATACAGAGGGAATGGAATTTACTTCATTGCCTGGAAATTGCTAATTGTTGTTTAGCATTTTGGTAATACTCCTTGTAAACCGGCGCAACAGAGAACTTTCTTCGGTAATAATTTCTACTTCTGCCTGCATGCCGTTTTTCAATACAATCTTATGTTCCGGATCTTTGTTCTCAAATTCGTCAAATGCGATTTTAGCAATAAATACACTGTCCTTGAAAGCAACGTCAGAGATGTAATTCACATTACCGCGGATGAGTCCGTATTGTTCAAAAGGAAAACTTCGCATTTTTACCAATGTCCGTTGCCCAACCCTAACCTTACCCATATTGTCCTGTGGAATGTAGACTTCGCCAAAGAAATTGGTGTTTGCAGGATTGATGATGAATAATTCCTGGTTTGCATTGGCAGTCTGATTTTCCTGTACAATTCCGGCATAACTCACAATCCCCGCTACAGGTGCACTCAGCACATATAACTTTAACCAGGCATCGGTTTCGGTTACCATATTGTTCAGCGATTGTATGAACTTTGCTTTTTCTTCCTGAATGGTATGGTCAACTTCCATGATTTCCTTTTGCTTGGCAGCATAGCTGGTGCTATTGTTGATCAGCGCAGTAACGGTCTGTTCCAGCGGATACTTGCCGGCCAGATATTTGTTCTCCTGCTGCTTATACTCATTCACTGAAATTACACCTTTCTGATACAGCTTTTTATAAGCCTCAAACTCCTGTTCCACATTTGCATATTCCTTGTCCTGAATTTTTTTCTGCACATGAATCTGGTTCTTTAACTTTTCTATTTCCTGCAAATCCTGTTGCAGGTATTTCTTGCGGTTTAGATAATAACCTCCGTTTTGTGTAGAGATAAACTGCAGGTATTGCTGGTAAAAACTCTGATAGGCACCCTGAATTTCACCCAGACGTAAATTGTCGAGCAATACTTCTTTAGCCAGCCCCGTTTTATTCAACTGCGCTGTAATTTGCATTAAGGTCTCCTGTAATTTAAGTACGTCTCTATGGTCGGCCGTACTTTCCATAAAGGCCAGAGGATCATTTTGTTTCACCTGGGTTCCTTCCTTCACAAGGAGGGAGATGATTTTTCCCGTTTGTCTGACATATACGATCTTTGGTGCATTCAGTGAATTGACTTTTAATCGGGTTTTAACTACATCAGGGTATTGTATAAATGCTGATGCCATAACAATGGAAAACAAAATCAGAAAGATGGCTGTACTTCCTCTTCTCAGTATCCATGATGGAACTGCAGTAATGATTTCCTGAACTTCTTCGCTATTGATTTCGTATGTTGGTGGACTTGTGATTTCCGGAGGATTTGAAAGTCCCGGTGGCATCATCATTTCTCTTTCTTCAGTATTTTTTGTAGCCATGTTGTTTAAACTATTCAAAAGACGGTATTAGGCACCGAGTTCCAATTGATTCCTTACCAGTTCATAATATTCCCCTTTATTATTGGTCAGCTCTTCATGAGTCCCCTGTTCTGTGATGAGCCCTTTATCCAGCACAATGATGTTGTCTGCATTTCTGACTGTACTCAGACGGTGAGCAACCACCACAACAGTCCGCCCCTTAAAAAAGGTTTCCAGGTTTTCCATGATGGTCTTTTCGTTATTGGCATCCAGGGCATTGGTGGCTTCATCAAAAAAGATGTATTC
This region of Pedobacter steynii genomic DNA includes:
- a CDS encoding M60 family metallopeptidase, whose protein sequence is MNLKSLNLLSALLLCMALSIGCKQQKMSPEESPITGDKTAADSNNPNLNSTIGTNIQVFNELKSGTSEATRLGITPWSDFDATGFYLAPNATLQVSVQQLSGSTRPKILVGTYSRYEVKNNPQEFSLNVGTNNITADQYGGLIWVRFGTSGTPSSSVKITFLSGHQRVPVYLKNVTTQTDWANQLSTYTASPDVILVGSRVYQIYSRTRAVNTQTQDNNYVLSKADQTMEVEDAFSGIDGSAPQHMPNVNQRMLMTENDGSGWMFATWYRTAYVTAAASAAFTSSIGTVDGWGPWHELGHMHQQGAWKWSTLGEVTVNIYSLAVERAMGVSPSRLKRDNVWPAVATYLANTSPSKDFNSDAIMTNGTWVRLAMFQQLWMAFGDNFYKHIHKATRIEQPVVSTDAEKMRYFMLKACAASGRNLTNFFKKWGFKVNASVYAEITALGLPQPTVEPSTLSE
- a CDS encoding HlyD family efflux transporter periplasmic adaptor subunit is translated as MATKNTEEREMMMPPGLSNPPEITSPPTYEINSEEVQEIITAVPSWILRRGSTAIFLILFSIVMASAFIQYPDVVKTRLKVNSLNAPKIVYVRQTGKIISLLVKEGTQVKQNDPLAFMESTADHRDVLKLQETLMQITAQLNKTGLAKEVLLDNLRLGEIQGAYQSFYQQYLQFISTQNGGYYLNRKKYLQQDLQEIEKLKNQIHVQKKIQDKEYANVEQEFEAYKKLYQKGVISVNEYKQQENKYLAGKYPLEQTVTALINNSTSYAAKQKEIMEVDHTIQEEKAKFIQSLNNMVTETDAWLKLYVLSAPVAGIVSYAGIVQENQTANANQELFIINPANTNFFGEVYIPQDNMGKVRVGQRTLVKMRSFPFEQYGLIRGNVNYISDVAFKDSVFIAKIAFDEFENKDPEHKIVLKNGMQAEVEIITEESSLLRRFTRSITKMLNNN